In Euphorbia lathyris chromosome 10, ddEupLath1.1, whole genome shotgun sequence, a single genomic region encodes these proteins:
- the LOC136209927 gene encoding MADS-box transcription factor PHERES 1-like, whose amino-acid sequence MTRTKVKIEWIANDTARKASLKKRRIGLCKKVQELTTLCGINAFVIIYSPDEAEPMIWPSGSEVVEMMAEFQSIPELKRSKKMMNQDSYLRERMVKIQELKNKDAKKNREGELSLLMNKLKVHEFDYNCLEPTEKRHLTLLIGERREDIKKRIGYIEQTHPLVPVVQPGAEVAPPRPPPPLPPSFEERVQQEAGVFRANPTDSMMWDQWFLDMVKNGDNVAGGSGSSSGAPPTPPPPLPSQGYHLGGIGDVGALDLGLGLSSTEGNPYFDHSIIGGDFGSEPTQLSASSMATEEGLLRFLASESEVVGLSWPRNTSP is encoded by the coding sequence ATGACCAGAACGAAGGTGAAGATTGAGTGGATAGCTAATGACACAGCAAGAAAAGCTAGTCTGAAGAAGAGAAGAATTGGGCTCTGTAAGAAAGTGCAGGAGCTAACCACACTTTGTGGTATTAATGCATTTGTGATTATTTACAGCCCAGATGAAGCTGAGCCGATGATTTGGCCGTCCGGGTCAGAGGTGGTGGAGATGATGGCCGAGTTCCAAAGCATCCCTGAATTGAAGAGGTCCAAAAAAATGATGAACCAAGACAGCTATCTGAGGGAGAGAATGGTGAAAATTCAGGAGCTTAAAAACAAGGATGCCAAGAAGAATAGAGAAGGTGAATTGTCTTTACTCATGAATAAGCTGAAAGTCCatgaatttgattataattgttTGGAACCCACTGAAAAACGGCATTTAACGTTGTTAATTGGGGAAAGAAGGGAGGACATTAAGAAGAGAATTGGttacattgaacaaactcatccTCTTGTTCCGGTGGTGCAGCCAGGGGCTGAGGTGGCTCCACCGCGGCCGCCCCCTCCTCTGCCTCCTAGCTTTGAAGAGAGGGTTCAACAAGAAGCTGGTGTATTTAGGGCTAACCCTACTGATTCCATGATGTGGGATCAGTGGTTTTTGGATATGGTGAAGAATGGTGATAATGTTGCTGGAGGAAGTGGTTCTAGTTCTGGTGCTCCTCCTACTCCTCCTCCACCTCTGCCGTCTCAAGGATATCACCTTGGAGGCATAGGTGATGTGGGAGCTCTTGATCTTGGTCTTGGACTTTCTTCAACTGAAGGTAATCCTTATTTTGATCATTCAATTATTGGGGGAGATTTTGGATCTGAACCAACTCAGCTTTCTGCGTCCTCGATGGCAACTGAAGAAGGGTTACTTAGATTTTTGGCTTCTGAAAGTGAGGTGGTTGGGCTTTCATGGCCACGAAATACCTCTCCATGA